Genomic window (Carboxydothermus pertinax):
TTCTTTTCTTTCATTTCAGTTTCGGTAGCGGCACCCACTTGAATAACAGCTACGCCACCAGCGAGCTTAGCAAGCCGTTCTTGGAGTTTTTCCCGGTCAAAGTCCGAAGTGGTTTCTTCGATTTGCTTCTTGATTTGGGCAATCCGCTTTTCAATGGCTTCTTGGGAACCTTGGCCACCAACGATGATGGTTTCTTCTTTCTTCACCCGTACTTGTTTTGCCCGGCCAAGCATGGAGAGGGTAGCGTTTTCCAGCTTGAAGCCAAGCTCTTCGCTTACAACCTGACCGTTGGTGAGGATAGCAATATCTTCAAGCATAGCCTTTCTCCGGTCACCGAAACCAGGAGCTTTAACGGCAACACAGGTGAAGGTACCGCGGAGCTTGTTAACAACTAAGGTAGCAAGTGCTTCCCCTTCCACATCTTCCGCAATAATTAAGAGGGGTTTTCCCGTTTGCACAACTTTTTCTAAAATCGGTAGTAAATCAGCAATAGCGGAGATTTTCTTATCGGTAATGAGGATGTAGGGGTCATTTAAAGTAGCTTCCATCTTATCGGCATCGGTAATCATGTAGGGGGAGATGTAACCCCGGTCGAAGCTCATCCCTTCTACTACTTCTAAAGTAGTGCCAAAGCCCTGGGACTCTTCAACGGTAATAACCCCGTCTTTACCCACTTTTTCCATAGCTTCGGCAATTAATTTACCGATTTCCTCGTCGTTTGCGGAAATAGCTGCTACTTGTGCAATAGCTTCGGAGGTTTCTACCGGTTTAGCGATAGCCTTAATTTCTTCTACAGCCTTAGCAACAGCCTTTTCAATCCCTTTTCTTAAAATCATCGGGTTGGCACCAGCGGTTACGTTCTTTAAGCCTTCCCGGATGATTGCTTGAGCTAAAACGGTTGCAGTAGTAGTACCATCACCAGCTACATCATTGGTTTTAGTAGCAACTTCCTTTACAAGCTGAGCTCCCATGTTTTCTACAGGATCAGCTAATTCAATTTCCCGGGCAATAGAAACACCGTCGTTAATAATTTGCGGTGAACCAAACTTCTTTTCTAAAACAACGTTCCGGCCTTTGGGGCCAAGGGTAACTTTTACCGCATCTGCCAGAGCGTTTACGCCTCTCTCTAGAGCTCTTCTGGCATCTTCTTTAAATAAAATTTGTTTACCAGCCATTTATACCCCTCCTTTTATCATTTTTATTCTAAAATCCCAAGGATGTCGCTTTCCCTTAAGATTAAATACTCTTCCCCATCAATTTTAACTTCGGTACCGGCGTACTTG
Coding sequences:
- the groL gene encoding chaperonin GroEL (60 kDa chaperone family; promotes refolding of misfolded polypeptides especially under stressful conditions; forms two stacked rings of heptamers to form a barrel-shaped 14mer; ends can be capped by GroES; misfolded proteins enter the barrel where they are refolded when GroES binds) translates to MAGKQILFKEDARRALERGVNALADAVKVTLGPKGRNVVLEKKFGSPQIINDGVSIAREIELADPVENMGAQLVKEVATKTNDVAGDGTTTATVLAQAIIREGLKNVTAGANPMILRKGIEKAVAKAVEEIKAIAKPVETSEAIAQVAAISANDEEIGKLIAEAMEKVGKDGVITVEESQGFGTTLEVVEGMSFDRGYISPYMITDADKMEATLNDPYILITDKKISAIADLLPILEKVVQTGKPLLIIAEDVEGEALATLVVNKLRGTFTCVAVKAPGFGDRRKAMLEDIAILTNGQVVSEELGFKLENATLSMLGRAKQVRVKKEETIIVGGQGSQEAIEKRIAQIKKQIEETTSDFDREKLQERLAKLAGGVAVIQVGAATETEMKEKKLRIEDALNATRAAVEEGIVAGGGTTYIQIIRALEELEKTATGDEKTGIAIVRKALEEPLKQIAINAGLEGSVIVEKVKTLPVGHGFNALTEEYVDMIAAGIVDPAKVTRSALQNAASVAAMLLTTEALVAEKPEKEKKAPEMPNMDMM